In Microcaecilia unicolor chromosome 1, aMicUni1.1, whole genome shotgun sequence, the following are encoded in one genomic region:
- the LOC115459976 gene encoding gastrula zinc finger protein XlCGF7.1-like — MGESHYRKLRIHTGVKPFICSECNKSFSHKTSLTIHQRIHTGVKPFICTECNKSFRHKTRLTKHQRIHTGLKPFICSECNKSFRQKRNLTIHQRIHTGVKPFICTECNKSFSQKTNLKEHQRIHTRMKPFICSECNKSFSRKTNLKEHQRIHTGVKPFICSECNKSFSQKRNLTIHQRIHTGVKPFICTECNKSFTHKTSLTIHQRIHKGMKPLNCTECNKSFSQKGHLTKHQRIHTGMKPTICTECNK; from the exons ATGGGTGAGTCTCACTACAGGAAGCTG agaatccacacaggagtgaaaccattcatctgcagtgagtgtaataaaagcttcagtcacaaaacaagcctcacaatacaccagagaatccacacaggagtgaaaccgtttatctgcactgagtgtaataaaagcttcaggcacaAAACacgcctcacaaaacaccagagaatccacacaggactgaaaccattcatctgcagtgagtgtaataaaagcttcagacagaagagaaacctcacaatacaccagagaatccacacaggagtgaaaccattcatctgcactgagtgcaataaaagcttcagtcagaaaacaaacctcaaagaacaccagagaatccacacaagaatgaaaccattcatctgcagtgagtgtaataaaagcttcagtcggaaaacAAACCTcaaagaacaccagagaatccacacaggagtgaaaccattcatctgcagtgagtgtaataaaagcttcagtcagaagagaaacctcacaatacaccagagaatccacacaggagtgaaaccattcatctgtactgagtgtaataaaagcttcactcacaaaacaagcctcacaatacaccagagaatccacaaaggaatgaaaccacttaactgcactgagtgtaataaaagcttcagtcagaagggacacctcacaaaacaccagagaattcacacaggaatgaaaccaaccatctgcactgagtgtaataaa